Below is a window of Candidatus Aegiribacteria sp. DNA.
GAGAATGAGGGTAGTGTCTGGGGAATAGGTGACCATTTCTGGTATTTCAATGGTGCAACCGTTAGTAAGATTGAATGAAACGGCAGGATTGGCAAAACCCGCTGTGGTATCCCCAATAACGGTAACATGCTGCTGAGTTCTGAGAAGCAGAACCAGCTGCTCGGCTGCTCCCTGGGTACCTCTGCCCGTGAGAAGAACGATGGGCTCAGTATACTGCCAGGAAGCGTTTCTACTCGCCAGTACTCCCCGCATCTCTCCCATATCGTTTCTTCCCGGACCTGTCCTGAAAACTTCGTAATAACCCAGCTCTCTTACTTTAATAAACCTGCCGCAGGCGGTGTATGCATTGTATGCAGAACCGCTTTCACTGCACATGCGGAGATCCAGAATGAGACCTCTGCAATCTTTAATCACATATGTCATATTATAAAATGAACTTATACCGTATCCATCACCCAGATCGCTTATGTACATATAACCTAAGGTATCGTAATTAGTCGGCTTGAACGTTATTGCTCCGTAGGCATGAAAGACTACAACGGTATCCGGGGAGTAACTCTCAATGTAACGTCTCCAGACTTCGTAAGTCCAGTTAACGAAAGCACCCTGGTTCCAGCTCTCCAGCCGGGTTCCCACTGAATTCCGAATAGACAGATTCTGATCTTCGAGTTCACCCATGAGTTCAAGGCAAAGATCAAAAAGCTCGGTTTCGTTCTTGAGGTTCTCTGCCGCTGATTTGTATGTCTGTAACGACTGGTCCCAGTCCACGTCCTCCTTCGCGAAAAAGCAGGCGTAGTGACTGTTCACCATATCCCACATAAGATGGTACTCGGAGAAAAGTGAATCCGGCTCACCAACGCAGTAAGGTCCCGGAAGACAGCCGGAAATACCGGAAATAAGAAGAGCAATTCCTATGGATACAGCAAGTGATGCGTATTTTGATGTTCGCATTATCGTCCTCCGATTCCGCTGTTTTCAGAGGTTTTTTTCATAATAACCTTATCTGCTTGAATATAGATAATATCCAGCATTACAATAGTAATTGTTTACTGATAAGTATAACTATAAAGTAAAGTAATTCAAGAGTGAGTGCCTGAATAGCTTCTCAAACCCTGTCTGGTGTTTTACGATTTCCGTGTGCATCGTCTGAAGAATCAACGATAGAAAGGTTGTACTTATGGAAAACTACAAAGCCGAAACTTACGGTGACCGAATAGCTGATACTTACGATAACTGGTACAGTTCTCCCGAGGAGTCCTCGATTACGCTGCTGAGTGATTTGGCGTATCGCGGCCGCACACCGGAGCTGGGAATAGGAACGGGCCGCATCGCTCTGCCATTGAAAGAAAAGGGAATCGACATCCACGGAATAGACGCGTCCACCTCCATGGTTAAGAAGCTCCGCGCGAAACATCACGGTAGAGCTATTCCGTTTACATTAGGGGACTTCTCAATGGTTTCCGTTGAAGGCAAGTACGATTTGATATTCGTTGTTTTCAACACTTTTTTCTCCCTGACAACGCAGGAAGCACAGCTGGAATGTCTTAAGAACGTTGCCCCCCTCCGATATCCTGAGTCCGGAGGTTAATGACAAAGAACAAATGGTAATCAAGAAAAACAGGGTTGTATCGTTCCTTCTTTCCGGTTCAGCTGATCACGCATTAGATACTCAAGTTTTTCAAGAAGATCATCCCGATCAGACAGATCAGCCTTTCAGATGAGTGCTGAAAATATCCACTCTCATCCCTCAAATACTGCTATTGATGACTACCGGACCAGGATAAAGAATCACTTTCATTATGATGAACGCCGGTACTGTCAAAAGCTCCCGTCGTAGAAAACAATCCTGAAATATCGGTGGGAGGATCAAAAGTACCTTCAAGAGTCATTGTATAGCTGTAGTTTCCGGTACTCAGGCTATCAACCACATGAAAATTGTTATTTGTTATCACCGCATCATCAGGGGTCCAGTGCACCGTATCCGCAGGCAGGCTGATACCCCAGTAAATGAATGCAAACTGAATATCCCCGACCTGATTCCCTTCTACAGTGAAAGTAATGGGTTGACCAATTATTGATCCGGTCCAGGTTCCATCTGAGATTACGGGATCAACGGGTGATGAACTGCCGCACGATGCTGTAATAAAGAACACAAGGATTAAAAGGGATCCAATCAGAATTTGCTTATTCATAATAGTCCTCCTACTTTTTCGGATATAACTGGATTGCGAACTCACAGGATTACTGCCTTCCAGAATTAAGCAATTTACCATAAACAACAATAGTGATAAGAACCACGTTATGTCAAAGTCTTAGCGGGTTGGTGAATGACAGTCCTTACCGGCATTGATACTCAAGAGTGTCTGGGAAATTGTAAGTGTGTGTTCTCCAGTACCGTCATCCATCACCGCAGCAAGTATTCCTCCTTGAATTCATACTGCGGCAACTTCCAGTCAGGTCGTGCTAATTTTGAACACTCAGGTTATCTGATATGGGCAGGTGCGCTGAATAATTGATGTTCCTGGATTAGTATCCAGCAGGGATAATGTCCGAAGTGCGGGGGACAGATGAAGGTCATCTCTTTCATAGAGCAACCGTTTGTCATCAGACGTATCCTGAGACATCTTGATCTCTGAGAAGACCCAAGACCCCCTCCAGAGCAATTGGAACTGGTATGTGAACACGATGCGGATTACATTCCATGGCAAGACGATGTTCCTGAGATAGAGGTTGGGTAATGATTCAAGGATCCGACTTCACGGGAAACGTACATCCGTATGCTGAGTCTCCAGTGCATATCTGCCGGCAACGATCTTTGACTGGCGATTTCTCAGGTGGTATTGTCAGTTTCAGGCAAGAATCGGAGGTTTATTGCGACGATTGGGCTGCTTTGCAAGCAAATCAAGAGATTGCGGAAAATCCACTTTCCTACTATTCCAGAATCACCACTTTCCGCAAGTCGGTCGCACAATCTGATTCCAGTCTGACAAAATATATTCCGGAAGTGAATTCGTTCATTATGAATGAATGGCTGCCCTGCTGCAATTCTCCTTCAAATGCTGTTCTTATCAGTTTTCCGGCAAGATCATACATGCGAAGATATACGAAAGATTCGGATGATAAGAGATTCACATTTACTGTAACTGAGCCGAACGATGGATTTGGTGTTATCGAAAGAGCTTCATATTGATCGCCACTGGAAAAAGGATCTTCTATTCCTCCGGGATACCATCCTTCTATCTGAACCCATTCCAGTTCCGGTGTAACACTTGAATCCGTAGTATTCAGATTGGCTCTGTACTGGATAAGCAGAATCGTGTCAGGCAGAATGGCGCCGAGGAAAGTCCCCGATTCCGTTATCGGATCGGTCCATTCTCCCATAGTTTCCGGAGTCATACCTGTTCTCAGCTGAAAACTGACTGATGTGTTCACAGGTTCATTTGAAATCCATTCAATATTGCCCCATGCGATTTCCCAGTCTGTTCCCATCGGCATCCACACAAGAGAGGATTCAAGAGTCCCGGTATCCGGGAAATCCAAGTTTGCCGGGAGACCGGATTCAGAGAGGTTGTGCTGTGCCCTCTCGAATTCCAGAGATATTTTACCTGTCGTTGACCAGTTTATCTGCTGGCTGATCCAGAAAGCATTATAGAAATCGTACTGGGGTCCCTGCTCTCCAGGGCCTCCGGACCAGTCTGTCTGTTCCAGCCATTGACCCGTTACTGAAAAACAGAAAACAAGTATCAGTAAAATAAGTGACAGCTTCATTTGTTACCTTCTTCTTTCTAAATACAGAAACAATTATCTACCATTATTGAGAATACATAACCTGTGATCGCAGGTCAATGAAACTCATATAGAATAAAATCACTTCCAGGGAGATAGTTATTCGGAGAGGTTACCGTATCCTGCGTCCAGCCATATTCGAATCCAAGAGACAGGAGTACTTTCTCGATTTCTGAATACTCCTGCGTTTTGGGCTTTCTGGAAAGAAGGGGATAGTCTTTCGCGTGATGCATTGAATTATACTGAGACATCAGACGCATCCTGAAACATCTTGATCTCTGAGAAGACCCAAGACCCCCTCCAGAGCAACTGGAACTGGTATATGAACACGATGCGGATTACATTCCATGGCAAGACGATGCTCCTGAAATAGAGGTTGGGTAATAATTCAAGGATCCGACTTCAGTGGGGACTTACATCCGTATGCTGAGTCTCCAGTGCATATCTGCCGACAACGATCTTTGACTGGCGGTTTCTCAGGTGGTATGGTCAGTTTCAGGAAGGAATCGGAGGTTTATTGCGACGATTGTACTGCTTTGCAAGCAAATCAAGAGATTGCGGAAAATCCACTTTCCTACTATTGAAACAGCCGGAATCAAATTCGAGGAAACACATTCAAATCCTGTACGGGGTGATTTCAATAAAGCTTTTTGTTCCAGGTAATCCGGCAGCAGTCGCTGAATCATAAGGCTTTCCCGGATCAGTATCAGTTATCGGTCACTGATACTCATTGATGAACAATATGGACGGGGAGTATTCTATGACTAAGCGGCTGCTGATACTTATACATGTTTATCTTCTTTTACTGATCGGCTGCGGTGAAGATTCGACAGGACCCTCCGATCCACTTGAATCCTGGTTCCAGCAACCCAATGACGTGATAGTTTTCATGTCCAAAGCGGATTCACAGGAGGGAGAGCTCTACGTATTGAATAAGAGTGGTGAGATCACACGACTAACCCACAATTCCCTGCACGAGAATAATCCAGCACTTTCCCGTGACGGGACAATGATAGCTTATCAGGCAGGCCAGGAAAACAATCAACTTACATGGGAACTCTATACTGCCGATATATCCGGTGGGGGAGTCACGCGCCTGACCAACAACGGAGTAATCGATGCGCACCCCGACTGGGGACCAGGAGACAGCTTACTTGTTTTCGGTTCATTCAGGAACGAGTTTGGAGCCCCTGCTGGAGCTGCTGATATTTACACGATAAAGACGGATGGTACAGATCTGACGCAGCTCACTACTTCGGTATGGGAGGATAACGATCCTGAATGGTCACCTGACGGCTCTATGATCACCTTCAAGTCAAATCGAGATAGTCAGCAGTCTGCTCGTGAGGAGATCTTCGTCATGAACGCCGATGGAACCGGGCAAAATAGACTGACATCAACAGTTGGATGTGAGTCGGATCATGACCCAAGTTGGAGTCCTGACAGCAGGAGTATAGTCTTCAGCCACTATGCCGGATCAAGGCTCTGGATCGAAATGACTGATCCCGAAGTCTTTGCATCCTCATGGGACGAGTTTATTCCCTGGAATGTACGAAGTGTTGATCTCAATGGAAATATTGAGGAATTGACAAATGTGGAGTATGCCGCAGGGCTTCCCGTGTTCTCCCGGGACGGAGCCAGCATTCTATTTCTGAGGATGGGCTTCATCTTGAATCCTGCGGAATATCTGATTGGAATGGACCACCGACTGATTCTGATAGACGCATCCGGAGGCAACGGGGAGCAGCTCATTCCGGACGACGAACATACTCCCACTCTGGAATACTTCGACTGGTAGCACGGGGACACAGCAGAAAAGTCTACTGATTCTTGGGATAAAATTGCATGAAAACAACATTGATTCTGTTTTTTCTGATAACTGTATCCACCTCCTGGTGCCAGATTGAGTATCCGCCGATCGCGGGTGACCTGCTGAAGCATTGGAATACTGCTGGCTCTTCGTGTTCTGCAGATGTATGGGATGCTGATTCCATCGAACTTCCAAACGGCATCGATGAAAGACCGTTCCTCATACTCCAGACGTAGAAGACATCACTAATTAAATAGAGACTTTATCCTGCCGAAAGTTGTGGATTCAAGGGAAGACGGTACATACTCCAACACCAGCTCCGGATCAACCGTACCCTCCTTCGTTCTCATAGAAAATCCCGCATAGTCTGTATCGTCCTGATATATTTGAAAGCCGTAATTAGGATCAGTCCCATCCACAATATCCTGAACCCAACCCGTTACATCGATTTCCCACCATTCAAAAAGGATTGATGGTGCAGTTATGGGGACATACTCAGCAAAACCAGGTTTGTTATTCCAGGTTACAGTCAACTCGTCCCAATCAGCGTTGTTCCGGGAAATATTGATTTCATCCGTCGGGAAATCACCCCATGAGGTAAAAACCATTAACCGTATAGTAGCGTTATTGATAGTCGCCCCTGAATACGGCGACAGGTCGAATTTTATTAGAGAATTTCTCCAATACCCGGATGAAATACAACCAACCTGGAAATTTTGTTCAGAGCCTCTATTAGTACCGGGCGTGTCCTGCCACACATCGGCGTCATCAGTCGGGTAGAGCGTATCCTGGTTAGCAATCGCAATGCTTGTGAATATGACCAGAATGAAGACTGTCAAAAATGTTTTCTTCATTATGAATTACACCTCCAAAATATGTTTAACTCATATCAACATATGTAGGACAATAGATCAGGCACTCGCTGTACTTCATCGATTATACCGCCATCGGGGCATTCCGCAAAGAAACTGCGTGGATCTTCGGCGGCCATGCGACGCACGTCCGGATACTGAAGGACACTATAGGCCTTCTCCGGGAAAGTCATCTGAACAAATGTTGTCTTGCCGGACTGCCTGGGACGCGGAAGACCTTCGGGGGAATGGCCAACTGGAATCCTCA
It encodes the following:
- a CDS encoding DNRLRE domain-containing protein; its protein translation is MKKTFLTVFILVIFTSIAIANQDTLYPTDDADVWQDTPGTNRGSEQNFQVGCISSGYWRNSLIKFDLSPYSGATINNATIRLMVFTSWGDFPTDEINISRNNADWDELTVTWNNKPGFAEYVPITAPSILFEWWEIDVTGWVQDIVDGTDPNYGFQIYQDDTDYAGFSMRTKEGTVDPELVLEYVPSSLESTTFGRIKSLFN
- a CDS encoding class I SAM-dependent methyltransferase; amino-acid sequence: MENYKAETYGDRIADTYDNWYSSPEESSITLLSDLAYRGRTPELGIGTGRIALPLKEKGIDIHGIDASTSMVKKLRAKHHGRAIPFTLGDFSMVSVEGKYDLIFVVFNTFFSLTTQEAQLECLKNVAPLRYPESGG
- a CDS encoding T9SS type A sorting domain-containing protein; protein product: MKLSLILLILVFCFSVTGQWLEQTDWSGGPGEQGPQYDFYNAFWISQQINWSTTGKISLEFERAQHNLSESGLPANLDFPDTGTLESSLVWMPMGTDWEIAWGNIEWISNEPVNTSVSFQLRTGMTPETMGEWTDPITESGTFLGAILPDTILLIQYRANLNTTDSSVTPELEWVQIEGWYPGGIEDPFSSGDQYEALSITPNPSFGSVTVNVNLLSSESFVYLRMYDLAGKLIRTAFEGELQQGSHSFIMNEFTSGIYFVRLESDCATDLRKVVILE